The genomic region GCAGGGCATCACCGCGCACTACCTCACGCACTCGACGTACCCGCTCGGGCCGGGCGACACGGCGCTGCTCCATGCCGCCGCGGGCGGCGTGGGGTTGCTGCTCACCCAGATGGCCAAGATGCGGGGCGCCAAGATCATCGGCACCGTCTCGACCCAGGAAAAGGCGGCGCTCGCCCGCGGAGCCGGGGCGGACGAGGTCATCCTGTACTCCCAGCAGGACTTCGAGGCCGAGACCAGGCGCACGACGGGGGGACGCGGCGTCCAGGTCGTGTACGACTCGGTCGGCAAGACGACGTTCGACAAGAGCCTGAACTGCCTCGCGCCGCGCGGGTACCTGGTGTTGTTCGGACAGTCGAGCGGCGTTGTTCCGCCGCTCGATATCCAAGTGCTCAACGCGAAGGGTTCGCTCTTCCTCACTCGCCCGACGATGCGCGACTACATTCTGACCCGCGAGGAGCTGATGAAGCGGGCCGGCGACGTACTCGGCTGGGTCGCGGGAGGCCGCCTGAAGGTTCGGATCGATCGGACGTACCCGCTGGCGCAGGCGGGCGACGCGCACAAAGCGCTCGCGAGCCGCGCCACCGCCGGCAAGGTGTTGCTGATCCCGTAGCGCCGCGGGGGATCCGCCGTTGCCTTCGCGGCCGCCCGGCGACGGGCGGCCGCGCCGCTTTCGTTCGAGCGCAACGCCGCCGCAGGAAATGCCCGCGCCACACCGAACGCGAACCCACTTTTCTGGGGGTGACGTTCGCATGAGACGCGCTCGCATCTCGGTGTTGGCGTGGCCCGTCATCGCGGCGGCCGTCGTGTTGGTCGCGCAGCCGGCGGTTTCCCAGCAGCCGCGGCGCGGCGGAACCGTGACCATGGCGCTCTACCAGGAGCCGGAGCTCCTCAATCCGCTGATGGCCTCGCAGACCGCGTCCGCCGAGGTCACGGTGTTTGTCGTACAGGGACTGCTCCGTGTCGGACCGGATGGCGCCTACCAGCCGCAACTGGCAACCGAAGTGCCGACCCGCCAAAACGGCGGCGTCTCCGCGGACGGCAAGACGATCACGTACCACCTCCAGCCCGGAGCCCAGTGGTCCGACGGTCAAGCGCTGACGTGCGACGACGTGAAGTTCACGTGGCAGGCGCTCACCACGCCGAAGAGCGGTGCCATCTACACGAGCGGCTACGATCAGATCCAGAGCGTGGACTGCCCGACCCCCCAGACGGCGGTGGTCCGTTACAAACAATTTTACGCGCCATACCTCTCGCGCTTCGGCGACATCCTGCCCCGACACGCGACGGGGGACCCGACGAACATGACGAAGTGGGCGTACAACCGGAAGCCGATCGGCACCGGCCCGTTCGTGGTCACCGAGTGGGCATCCGGCGACCACGTCACGCTGGTCCGCAACCCTCACTATCGTGGAAAGGATCAGCCGTATCTCGACCGTGTGATCGTTCGCATCGTGCCGAGCCGCGAGGTCGGCAAGCAGCTGATTCGCACCGGTGACGTTGACATCGTCTGGGATCTCGTCGAATCCGACGTGCCTGAGTTGAAGGGCGCGGGGGGCGTCAAGATCAGCTCCGTGCCCAGCCCGGACGCGGAGCGTCTGGTGCTCAACTTCGCCGACCCGTCGATCGACGGACCCGACGCGGCCGCGGTCGCGCAGCATCCGCACCC from bacterium harbors:
- a CDS encoding quinone oxidoreductase; its protein translation is MNAVRVYRHGGPEVLKLEELPTPAPGPAEALIRIEGIGVNFVDIYQREGVYKMSLPFTAGSEAAGVVESVGGEAADVKPGDRVAYTGVLGAYATHAVVPAARLVKLPAGVDTRTAAAVMLQGITAHYLTHSTYPLGPGDTALLHAAAGGVGLLLTQMAKMRGAKIIGTVSTQEKAALARGAGADEVILYSQQDFEAETRRTTGGRGVQVVYDSVGKTTFDKSLNCLAPRGYLVLFGQSSGVVPPLDIQVLNAKGSLFLTRPTMRDYILTREELMKRAGDVLGWVAGGRLKVRIDRTYPLAQAGDAHKALASRATAGKVLLIP
- a CDS encoding peptide ABC transporter substrate-binding protein, which codes for MRRARISVLAWPVIAAAVVLVAQPAVSQQPRRGGTVTMALYQEPELLNPLMASQTASAEVTVFVVQGLLRVGPDGAYQPQLATEVPTRQNGGVSADGKTITYHLQPGAQWSDGQALTCDDVKFTWQALTTPKSGAIYTSGYDQIQSVDCPTPQTAVVRYKQFYAPYLSRFGDILPRHATGDPTNMTKWAYNRKPIGTGPFVVTEWASGDHVTLVRNPHYRGKDQPYLDRVIVRIVPSREVGKQLIRTGDVDIVWDLVESDVPELKGAGGVKISSVPSPDAERLVLNFADPSIDGPDAAAVAQHPHPILGDPRVRDAIELAINKREITSKLLYGLAAVGTNELHIGWARCDTAISTYNPPRARALLQEAGWAPGPDGIRVAKGARYAKDSTRLRLKLQTTTGNKLREEAEQLIIQYMRAIGLEFYIENVPSPVLFGSWGSGAFRKHGHFDVVMYTTNPDVDPQSQVEGYFASWKMPTAQNAGDGFNYARYASPRVDADIKKAAASPDLDVRRGAYCDAMHQIVADRPHIYLYSRSAIHAYRDRLEGWLANGWARLGWNSQTWWVAH